Proteins co-encoded in one Hymenobacter swuensis DY53 genomic window:
- a CDS encoding hybrid sensor histidine kinase/response regulator — protein MIRCLLLFLCLLAHLSPAQPLPQRQFLKQFGAAEGLPQPFIYALAQDKAGYLWIGTAEGLVRFDGTEFVTFTTKDGLAEDFVTQLSVHPRTGQLWVGHYQGGISRLNGQRFWQVTAAAKAVPLRPHNGIMPPDTAFREYGKPPYSLAEPPGFEPSFGLHHLLPPGTVPQCVLLDQEHNLWIGTAGQGLWRWSDRHVTFYPISAAGNITALASGGWTIASNTKAQLFGLRLRLGKSSPVTWTENRLQYAPSVILNTPDDRSLPIFTKRYPKTPARAIWVGTAGHGLWQIPIPAPKAAKANPTRRLPPDLSVTALAQHPNGDLWIGTALDGAYRLPADTARPAQHFTTANGLLHNTIYALTADPNGGIWIGTHDTGLAVWHNGRFQYHRFPKGGIDVSALVTDDAGRVWIGTEGAGVFCYFNGKFQQYSTPQGLASPYCYTLLPVRWDTSYHGGYRYDARREQLVAVHRNAISFADSSQHFAAATLPDNPLVRDLLPQAAVAWGDYCIWVLTRTGLLRLRTDEPDLLPSASAPQPALLASEVDGATRPPRQLGELSATQHRVSFRFRGISLLPGRAGMQYQYRLRGYQEEWSSPATVGEAQFPRLDAGQYVFEVRARLGEQGHWSKPVTTCFSIATPFWRTGWFVALAAATGIGLAYAVVRARTATLRRQKLQLETTVQERTAELRQQKAATEQINADLVVARDAAEASRRAKAQFLANMSHEIRTPMNAVIGLTHLLRNTPVNTEQIEFLEAIQSSSNNLLVIINDILDSSKMEAGKLTLEQAPLRLPELVERVARMFRFATEAKGLYFRTEIAPAVPAAILGDTVRLNQVLVNLVGNAVKFTTRGGITLRLAVAPTVETGVEILRFGVQDTGIGIPADKLDAIFEDFSQANASTTRQYGGTGLGLSIARNLVQLHGGRLWVESREGQGSTFWFNIPSLPTDAAAVRAEATGPLVPFEPALRVLVAEDNDLNQLVVRKTLEAWNVQVILAANGRLAVEAAQRQAFDAVLLDVQMPEMDGYEAARHLRALFPDAARLPLIGLTASALPEDRILALEAGMNDTLAKPFDPTVLYARLAHFTGRAVMHALPATAPEAPAQELPISFSGRPDWRLLEELAGGNEGFVQQIIRTFLAQAPELALQLQQLPPGPELAQTAHKLKGQVGYFGMDNLTEQLDFVEQQARQPATDSGLAEACSSIQQQLLELYPLLQERLPEAQQK, from the coding sequence GTGATACGCTGCCTGCTACTTTTCCTGTGTCTGCTTGCGCACCTCAGCCCCGCCCAGCCCCTGCCCCAGCGGCAGTTTCTAAAGCAGTTCGGAGCCGCCGAGGGCCTACCGCAGCCGTTTATCTACGCTCTGGCCCAGGATAAAGCCGGCTACCTCTGGATTGGCACCGCCGAGGGCTTAGTGCGGTTTGACGGGACGGAGTTCGTCACGTTTACTACCAAAGACGGGCTTGCCGAGGACTTCGTGACTCAGCTATCCGTGCATCCGCGCACCGGCCAGTTGTGGGTGGGGCATTATCAGGGCGGCATATCCCGGTTAAATGGGCAACGGTTCTGGCAAGTAACGGCAGCAGCTAAAGCCGTTCCATTGCGCCCACACAACGGCATCATGCCGCCCGACACTGCATTCCGAGAATACGGGAAGCCGCCTTACTCGCTAGCTGAGCCGCCCGGGTTTGAACCGTCTTTTGGCTTGCATCACCTGCTACCGCCGGGCACTGTGCCGCAATGTGTACTGCTGGATCAGGAGCATAACCTCTGGATTGGCACCGCCGGTCAGGGCCTGTGGCGCTGGTCGGACCGTCATGTGACTTTCTACCCCATTTCTGCGGCGGGCAACATCACAGCGTTGGCTAGTGGAGGCTGGACAATTGCCAGCAATACCAAGGCCCAGCTCTTCGGGCTAAGGCTTCGCTTAGGTAAATCGTCGCCAGTTACCTGGACCGAAAACCGTTTGCAGTATGCTCCCAGCGTAATCTTAAACACACCCGACGACCGTTCTTTACCCATATTCACAAAGCGTTACCCGAAGACGCCAGCTCGTGCTATCTGGGTGGGCACAGCCGGCCACGGCCTCTGGCAGATTCCGATACCAGCCCCGAAGGCAGCAAAGGCTAACCCAACCCGCCGACTGCCTCCTGATCTGAGTGTTACGGCGCTTGCCCAGCACCCCAACGGCGACTTGTGGATAGGTACCGCTTTGGATGGTGCGTACCGTCTGCCCGCCGACACTGCCCGGCCGGCTCAGCACTTCACCACGGCTAACGGACTGCTGCACAACACCATCTATGCACTCACGGCTGACCCCAATGGCGGTATTTGGATTGGCACCCATGATACTGGTTTAGCGGTGTGGCACAATGGCCGGTTCCAGTATCACCGTTTCCCTAAAGGCGGCATTGATGTATCGGCGCTGGTTACCGATGACGCAGGCCGGGTCTGGATTGGCACGGAAGGCGCGGGCGTATTCTGCTACTTTAACGGCAAATTTCAGCAGTACAGCACCCCACAGGGTCTGGCTTCACCGTATTGCTACACCCTGTTGCCAGTACGCTGGGACACGAGCTACCACGGCGGCTACCGGTATGATGCCCGGCGGGAGCAACTGGTAGCTGTGCACCGCAATGCCATCAGCTTTGCCGATTCCAGCCAACACTTTGCGGCGGCTACGCTGCCTGACAACCCGCTGGTGCGCGACCTGCTACCCCAGGCAGCCGTGGCCTGGGGCGACTATTGCATCTGGGTGTTGACCCGGACCGGCTTGCTGCGCCTGCGCACCGATGAACCGGATCTGTTGCCCAGTGCTTCGGCACCTCAGCCAGCTTTGCTGGCTAGTGAGGTAGATGGAGCCACCCGCCCGCCCCGGCAACTCGGCGAGTTGTCGGCCACTCAGCATCGGGTGTCGTTCCGGTTTCGGGGCATCAGCTTATTGCCGGGACGGGCGGGCATGCAGTACCAGTACCGCCTGCGAGGCTACCAGGAAGAATGGAGCAGCCCCGCAACCGTAGGGGAAGCACAGTTTCCGCGTTTAGATGCCGGCCAATACGTATTTGAGGTGCGTGCCCGGCTTGGGGAGCAGGGCCACTGGTCGAAGCCAGTTACCACCTGCTTCAGCATTGCCACGCCGTTCTGGCGTACCGGATGGTTTGTAGCCCTAGCTGCGGCAACGGGTATCGGGCTGGCGTACGCCGTCGTGCGAGCCCGCACCGCCACCCTGCGCCGCCAGAAACTACAACTGGAAACCACCGTGCAGGAGCGTACCGCTGAGCTGCGTCAGCAAAAGGCTGCTACCGAGCAGATCAACGCCGACTTGGTAGTGGCCCGGGATGCAGCCGAAGCTTCCCGCCGGGCCAAAGCGCAGTTTCTGGCCAACATGAGCCACGAGATTCGCACGCCCATGAACGCCGTCATTGGCCTGACCCATTTGCTGCGCAACACCCCCGTCAACACCGAGCAAATCGAGTTTCTGGAGGCCATTCAGTCGTCGTCGAACAACCTGCTGGTTATCATCAATGACATTCTGGATTCCTCCAAAATGGAGGCCGGCAAGCTTACCCTGGAGCAGGCCCCGCTGCGGCTGCCCGAACTGGTGGAGCGCGTGGCCCGCATGTTCCGGTTTGCCACTGAAGCCAAAGGGCTCTACTTCCGCACCGAAATTGCCCCGGCTGTGCCCGCCGCTATTCTCGGTGACACCGTTCGGCTCAATCAAGTGCTCGTGAATCTGGTGGGCAACGCCGTAAAGTTTACCACCCGGGGCGGTATTACGTTGCGGCTGGCCGTGGCACCAACAGTTGAAACAGGCGTTGAAATACTCCGCTTTGGTGTGCAGGATACCGGAATTGGCATCCCCGCCGATAAGCTGGACGCCATTTTTGAAGACTTCTCCCAGGCCAACGCCAGCACTACCCGACAGTATGGCGGCACCGGCCTGGGCCTGAGCATTGCCCGTAATCTGGTGCAACTGCACGGTGGCCGGCTCTGGGTAGAAAGCCGGGAAGGCCAAGGCTCCACCTTCTGGTTCAATATTCCCAGCCTGCCAACTGATGCCGCTGCCGTACGGGCCGAAGCCACTGGCCCACTGGTGCCCTTCGAGCCGGCCCTGCGCGTACTGGTCGCCGAAGATAATGACCTGAATCAGCTGGTAGTCCGCAAAACCCTGGAAGCCTGGAATGTGCAGGTAATCTTGGCCGCCAACGGCCGTTTGGCCGTGGAAGCCGCACAGCGCCAAGCCTTCGACGCCGTATTGCTTGATGTACAGATGCCGGAAATGGATGGCTACGAAGCCGCCCGGCATCTCCGCGCCCTGTTTCCCGATGCCGCCCGGCTGCCGCTTATCGGCCTCACGGCCTCAGCCCTACCCGAAGACCGAATCCTGGCCCTGGAAGCCGGTATGAACGATACGCTGGCCAAACCTTTCGATCCGACAGTCCTCTATGCCCGCCTGGCGCATTTTACCGGCCGTGCCGTGATGCATGCTCTACCGGCTACTGCGCCGGAAGCTCCTGCCCAAGAGCTCCCGATTTCCTTCTCCGGCCGCCCCGACTGGCGTCTGCTGGAGGAGTTGGCCGGCGGCAACGAAGGGTTTGTGCAGCAGATTATTCGTACGTTTCTGGCGCAGGCTCCCGAGCTGGCATTGCAGCTGCAGCAACTGCCTCCCGGCCCGGAGCTGGCCCAGACGGCCCACAAGCTCAAAGGGCAGGTAGGCTATTTTGGCATGGATAACCTCACAGAACAACTCGACTTTGTGGAACAGCAGGCCCGGCAGCCGGCCACCGATAGTGGCCTTGCGGAAGCCTGTTCTAGTATTCAGCAGCAGTTGCTTGAGCTGTATCCGCTGCTGCAGGAGCGGCTGCCGGAAGCTCAACAGAAATAG
- a CDS encoding LytR/AlgR family response regulator transcription factor, producing MAEPTAPLRCLVVDDDSLALQIVENCVANTPFLAHVASCDNAIAAAEVLRQQPIDLLFLDVEMPLMSGLDLLRTLQDPPLVILITSSKNYAVEAFEHEVLDYVVKPISYARFLQAAQKALAAVEAHNNPATHAIESSPNTDFTFVKVDSRLVKVLFDEVRYVEALGDYVHIVTGQSKLIVYSTMRAVEEKFPASLFVRVHRSFIVNLKRVQTIEDNTIILDNKHIPIGQTYLREVFQRLNKF from the coding sequence ATGGCCGAACCCACTGCCCCCCTGCGTTGCCTGGTTGTTGATGATGACTCCCTGGCCTTGCAAATCGTTGAAAACTGCGTTGCCAACACGCCCTTTCTGGCGCATGTTGCCAGCTGCGACAATGCCATTGCCGCCGCCGAAGTACTTCGCCAGCAACCCATCGACCTCCTGTTCCTGGATGTGGAAATGCCGTTGATGTCGGGGCTGGACTTACTACGCACGTTGCAGGACCCGCCCCTCGTGATTCTCATCACCAGCAGCAAGAACTACGCGGTGGAAGCGTTTGAGCATGAGGTGCTGGATTACGTGGTAAAGCCAATCAGCTACGCCCGTTTTCTGCAGGCAGCCCAAAAGGCTCTGGCGGCCGTGGAAGCCCATAATAATCCGGCTACTCACGCCATCGAATCATCGCCAAATACCGATTTCACTTTTGTAAAGGTGGATAGCCGGCTGGTAAAGGTACTGTTTGATGAGGTGCGCTACGTAGAGGCCCTGGGCGACTACGTGCATATCGTGACCGGCCAGAGCAAGCTGATTGTGTACAGCACGATGCGGGCCGTGGAAGAGAAGTTTCCGGCTTCCCTGTTCGTGCGGGTGCACCGCTCCTTCATTGTCAACCTCAAGCGCGTGCAAACCATCGAAGACAACACCATCATCCTCGATAACAAGCACATTCCCATCGGCCAGACGTACCTACGCGAGGTATTTCAGCGACTCAACAAGTTCTAA
- a CDS encoding PKD domain-containing protein, translated as MRFFLCLFLLLPALFAQAQTAGDTLSVACPLPRVMEMCVELDASRAVDAAAGPLTFRWNMGDGILLTGPSVQHCYQARRKYTVQLDVVEDATGEVRTAEKLIPVDFTQEIVLNFRAVDTVRVGQPVTFDALDSQLPLCRNVVVLWDFRDGYVSNGPQVQHAFRRPGQYPVRMSLRGNGPDSCPSSHCVSRTVVVLP; from the coding sequence TTGCGTTTTTTCCTCTGCCTTTTCCTGTTACTACCCGCCCTGTTCGCTCAGGCACAGACCGCCGGCGACACGCTAAGCGTGGCCTGCCCTTTGCCCCGGGTGATGGAAATGTGTGTGGAGCTGGATGCCAGCCGTGCCGTTGATGCTGCCGCCGGCCCACTCACCTTCCGCTGGAATATGGGCGACGGCATTCTGCTAACCGGTCCCTCGGTGCAACACTGCTACCAGGCACGCCGCAAATACACCGTACAGCTGGATGTGGTGGAAGATGCTACCGGCGAAGTGCGTACCGCCGAAAAGCTAATTCCGGTGGATTTTACGCAGGAAATCGTCCTTAATTTCCGTGCCGTAGATACTGTGCGCGTAGGCCAGCCTGTCACCTTCGATGCGCTCGATTCGCAGCTACCTCTCTGCCGGAACGTAGTAGTGTTATGGGATTTTCGGGATGGGTACGTGAGCAACGGTCCGCAGGTGCAACACGCTTTCCGCCGGCCCGGCCAGTATCCGGTGCGCATGAGCCTGCGCGGCAACGGCCCCGATTCCTGCCCGTCCAGCCATTGCGTGAGCCGCACGGTAGTTGTTCTCCCCTAA
- a CDS encoding ABC transporter substrate-binding protein, which translates to MVDNSSAYEVANLTNCSLLCGDDSTQDFIPWLAESFPAVEQHGDTLLVSYRLRPEAAWDNGTPILARDVAFTLKVMNCPGLPIEMDQAMFGFVRDIKLHPTDSRRFTLVCLGASPDHIRTSGDYSILPEHILDPEGKLRTVPLPQMTRAAATPVVQAFVKRYQTLRLAKHPERLSGCGPYRVSNWQNGRFLVLTRKAKWWADALPAPPRQLQAFPTRLIYQIIPDATTATLALRRGELDVYPMMPAGEFARLQKSAAAQQSLTFSSTDSYDCLAVNFNVRQAVLRDASTRQALSYLFDAPTLNRATQQGTARLSAGLISPRIRQYYYDSLPLPQFDSRRAAALFRKAGWQQQKAGGWFRTTRQNTPEALQVRLHYRAGEPAFETIGLQFRAAAATLGIPVELHPTEQSLLTRQVRAGATDITLRTITGNPFSYDFTPLLHSRGIGASNTSGFSTPLSDQLIEQIATTEDPARKRKLLRKFQQLLQQERPFTVLYFLPYRIAAAKRLGKLPVTGIRPGYAAARIRPVTAR; encoded by the coding sequence GTGGTTGATAACTCGAGCGCCTACGAAGTAGCCAACCTGACGAATTGCAGCCTGCTTTGCGGCGACGATTCCACGCAGGATTTTATTCCCTGGCTGGCGGAGTCATTTCCGGCAGTTGAGCAGCACGGCGATACGCTGCTAGTAAGCTACCGGCTGCGGCCAGAAGCTGCCTGGGATAATGGCACGCCCATACTGGCTCGGGATGTAGCCTTTACCCTGAAGGTGATGAACTGCCCGGGGCTACCCATTGAGATGGACCAGGCCATGTTTGGCTTTGTCCGAGATATTAAGCTGCATCCTACTGACTCCCGGCGGTTTACGCTCGTGTGCCTCGGTGCTTCTCCTGACCACATTCGGACCTCTGGGGATTACTCTATTCTACCGGAACACATTCTGGACCCCGAGGGGAAACTACGTACGGTGCCGCTGCCTCAGATGACACGGGCCGCAGCCACTCCCGTGGTTCAGGCTTTTGTTAAGCGGTATCAGACGTTGCGGTTGGCCAAGCACCCAGAGCGGTTATCCGGCTGCGGCCCATACCGTGTCAGCAACTGGCAGAATGGCCGTTTTCTTGTGCTTACCCGCAAGGCCAAGTGGTGGGCTGATGCCCTCCCGGCACCGCCACGCCAGCTTCAGGCCTTTCCAACCCGGCTGATTTACCAGATAATTCCGGATGCAACGACGGCAACACTGGCTTTACGCCGGGGTGAACTGGACGTGTACCCGATGATGCCGGCGGGCGAATTTGCCCGCTTGCAGAAATCGGCAGCGGCACAACAGAGTCTGACGTTTTCTTCCACGGATTCTTATGATTGCTTGGCCGTCAATTTTAATGTGCGCCAAGCCGTGCTGCGGGATGCATCTACCCGCCAGGCCCTGAGTTACCTGTTTGATGCGCCGACGTTGAACAGGGCCACGCAACAGGGAACCGCCCGGCTGAGTGCCGGCCTCATCAGTCCCCGCATCCGGCAGTACTACTATGATAGTCTGCCGTTGCCCCAGTTCGATTCCCGGCGGGCCGCGGCTCTCTTCCGAAAGGCGGGTTGGCAGCAGCAAAAAGCCGGCGGCTGGTTCCGGACCACCCGTCAGAACACCCCTGAGGCATTACAGGTGCGGCTGCACTACCGCGCCGGAGAGCCAGCTTTTGAAACCATTGGGCTGCAATTTCGGGCGGCGGCGGCAACGCTGGGCATCCCCGTGGAGCTTCACCCCACTGAACAGTCGTTGCTGACTCGTCAGGTCCGCGCTGGTGCCACCGATATAACGCTGCGCACTATCACCGGCAACCCCTTTTCGTACGATTTTACGCCCCTGCTGCACTCCCGCGGTATTGGGGCCAGCAATACGTCCGGTTTCTCTACTCCGTTGAGCGACCAGCTTATCGAGCAGATTGCCACTACCGAAGATCCGGCCCGCAAAAGAAAGCTGCTGCGGAAATTTCAGCAGCTCCTGCAGCAGGAGCGGCCGTTCACGGTTTTGTACTTCCTGCCTTACCGCATTGCCGCCGCTAAGCGGCTGGGCAAACTGCCGGTTACCGGTATTCGGCCCGGCTATGCGGCAGCGCGTATTCGGCCGGTTACCGCACGCTAA
- a CDS encoding ABC transporter permease translates to MFLATRAATDKATLIQSTLEGNTRLSGLPEQLALTQQLLHRYNLDRPLFYFSWQSASGWQWHGSHNQYHQWLLHLAHGSLGYSYQEDAPVTDLISRALRYTLPLTLLAAGLSILLAVQLALWISCRPAVRSAVLALLHALQSIPLFLLAVCLLLLLANPDAVAWFPAFGLGDAETEITWLQQPGYLLYHLTLPVLSLVLVSLPALTIQLDGALQQELSQAYIITARAKGASLLRAVRRHALRNALLPSITLLTELLPSLVAGSVVVEVLFALPGMGRLLAEAAATQDYPVLVGAAGLTALVRLLAQALADVLYQAADPRIRLSQ, encoded by the coding sequence TTGTTTCTGGCCACCCGGGCGGCTACCGATAAAGCCACCCTGATTCAGAGCACGCTGGAGGGCAATACCCGGCTGAGCGGCTTGCCGGAGCAGCTGGCGCTTACGCAGCAGCTACTACACCGTTATAATCTGGATAGGCCACTATTCTATTTTTCTTGGCAGTCTGCCTCTGGCTGGCAGTGGCATGGCAGCCACAACCAGTATCACCAATGGTTACTGCATCTGGCGCATGGTAGCCTGGGATATTCTTATCAGGAAGACGCGCCCGTAACGGACCTTATAAGCCGGGCTTTGCGCTATACTTTGCCGCTCACGTTGCTGGCCGCCGGCCTCAGCATACTGCTGGCCGTGCAGCTGGCCTTGTGGATTAGTTGCCGGCCAGCTGTCCGTAGCGCAGTGCTTGCTCTGCTGCACGCGCTGCAGAGCATCCCCTTGTTTCTGCTTGCAGTCTGCCTGTTACTGCTCCTGGCCAACCCGGATGCAGTAGCCTGGTTCCCGGCTTTCGGGCTGGGCGATGCAGAAACAGAAATTACGTGGCTACAGCAGCCCGGCTATTTGCTGTACCACCTCACGCTCCCGGTGCTCAGCCTGGTACTGGTGAGTTTGCCGGCCTTGACTATCCAGCTGGATGGGGCGTTGCAGCAGGAACTGAGCCAAGCTTATATCATAACCGCCCGCGCAAAAGGAGCTTCCCTTTTGCGGGCGGTCCGTCGGCATGCGCTGCGCAATGCGCTGCTGCCGTCCATTACCCTGCTTACCGAGCTGCTACCCAGCCTCGTAGCAGGCTCGGTTGTGGTAGAAGTGCTGTTTGCCTTGCCTGGTATGGGCCGGTTGCTGGCGGAGGCCGCCGCTACCCAGGACTACCCTGTGCTTGTAGGCGCCGCCGGCCTGACGGCGTTGGTACGCCTGCTGGCCCAGGCCCTTGCCGATGTGCTGTACCAAGCGGCAGACCCTCGTATCCGGCTCTCGCAATGA
- a CDS encoding ABC transporter permease produces MKAAAFYTRQPRHWWLAVGWLTVVGLAALLAPVTSSPPDFAQLSQPPFLNTRHWLGTNAQGLDVGQALLQGARTVVGVSVPATLLTFLLGAVLGSLAGFLQNTRWRASPELLLSILLPVALSVTIGPRWLGAQLLLLPGLAVLLWLGGRRAFRGWRGVPVPVDTLVMGMISLLDSLPLLVLVLIAAAVQRPSLSGLLILLSLTCWTTPARLMRAATLQVKALPYAEAAEAAGLPAAQIIRRHIWPNTWQVLLTRFPLTVAMLIGFETTLSFLGVGLPPEVPSWGRLLAGIRQSPTDWWLLAWPGLALVLTILSLQLLTQRK; encoded by the coding sequence ATGAAAGCTGCCGCATTCTATACTCGGCAGCCCAGGCATTGGTGGCTGGCGGTGGGCTGGCTGACGGTAGTGGGCTTGGCGGCTCTGCTGGCTCCGGTAACGTCTTCTCCACCCGATTTCGCCCAGCTTAGCCAACCGCCGTTCCTGAACACACGCCACTGGCTGGGCACTAACGCGCAGGGCCTGGATGTAGGACAAGCTCTGTTACAGGGTGCCCGTACAGTAGTGGGGGTAAGTGTGCCCGCCACGCTGCTTACTTTTTTGCTGGGAGCTGTGCTGGGCAGCCTGGCGGGGTTTCTGCAAAATACCCGCTGGCGGGCTTCCCCTGAACTGTTGCTCAGCATCCTGCTCCCGGTAGCCTTGAGTGTAACTATTGGGCCACGCTGGCTGGGTGCACAACTTCTGCTGCTTCCGGGGCTGGCCGTGCTGCTCTGGCTGGGAGGCCGTCGGGCCTTCCGGGGCTGGCGTGGCGTGCCTGTTCCCGTTGACACGCTGGTGATGGGAATGATTTCGCTGCTTGATTCGCTGCCCTTACTGGTACTGGTACTGATTGCGGCCGCAGTGCAGCGGCCTTCCCTGAGTGGCTTGCTGATACTGCTTAGCCTCACCTGCTGGACCACGCCCGCGCGCCTGATGCGAGCGGCCACTTTGCAGGTAAAAGCCCTGCCGTACGCCGAAGCCGCGGAAGCGGCTGGTTTGCCAGCTGCTCAGATTATCCGACGTCACATCTGGCCCAATACCTGGCAGGTTCTGCTCACCCGGTTTCCTCTCACAGTAGCCATGCTCATTGGGTTTGAGACGACACTTTCTTTCTTGGGCGTGGGCCTTCCGCCTGAAGTACCCAGTTGGGGGCGGTTGCTGGCCGGTATCCGTCAGTCTCCTACCGACTGGTGGCTGCTGGCCTGGCCCGGCCTGGCTTTGGTGCTCACTATTTTGAGTTTACAGCTGCTGACACAGCGGAAATAA
- a CDS encoding SDR family oxidoreductase, with protein sequence MKILITGSNGLLGQKLVALLQQQAGVEVVATSRGANKLAALYPNVRFVTLDVANQKQVQQVLQQEKPTHLLHTAAMTNVDECELQQVECWQQNVTAVRYLVESCERQHIHLLHLSTDFVFSGTEGPLREDAEPAPVNFYGQSKLAAEELVQNCRTPWAILRTVLVYGVAHEYGRTNIVLWVRDSLRAGKPINVVNDQFRTPTLAEDLAQGCWLAARHNATGIYHLSGRELYTPYQMAMQVAAFFGLDAALITSVDASVFSQPAKRPLRTGFVISKAESDLGYCPRSFAEGIALVATQAMKML encoded by the coding sequence ATGAAAATTCTGATAACCGGTTCTAATGGCCTGCTGGGCCAGAAGCTTGTTGCATTGCTGCAGCAGCAGGCTGGGGTGGAAGTAGTCGCCACTTCTCGCGGAGCCAATAAACTGGCCGCGCTGTACCCGAACGTGCGGTTTGTGACGTTGGATGTTGCCAATCAAAAGCAGGTGCAGCAAGTGCTGCAGCAGGAAAAGCCCACGCACCTGCTGCACACGGCCGCTATGACCAACGTGGATGAATGTGAGCTTCAGCAGGTGGAATGCTGGCAGCAGAACGTGACGGCCGTTCGATACTTGGTGGAATCCTGTGAGCGACAGCACATCCACTTGCTGCACTTGAGCACTGATTTCGTATTCAGTGGTACTGAAGGGCCACTTCGGGAGGATGCGGAGCCCGCACCGGTGAATTTTTACGGGCAAAGCAAGCTGGCGGCCGAGGAACTGGTTCAAAACTGCCGGACTCCTTGGGCAATTCTGCGCACGGTGCTGGTGTACGGCGTCGCCCACGAGTACGGTCGCACCAACATTGTGCTTTGGGTGCGCGACTCCCTGCGGGCCGGCAAGCCCATCAACGTAGTAAACGACCAGTTCCGGACACCTACGCTGGCCGAAGACTTAGCGCAGGGCTGCTGGCTGGCCGCCCGTCATAACGCTACCGGAATATACCATCTCAGTGGTCGGGAGCTGTACACGCCGTACCAAATGGCCATGCAGGTAGCTGCTTTTTTCGGCCTTGATGCGGCCCTGATTACATCTGTTGATGCCAGTGTTTTCTCGCAGCCTGCAAAGCGTCCGTTGCGTACCGGCTTTGTTATCAGCAAGGCTGAGAGTGACTTGGGCTACTGCCCGAGGTCCTTTGCGGAAGGAATTGCTCTGGTGGCGACTCAGGCTATGAAAATGCTCTAG
- a CDS encoding peptidylprolyl isomerase, producing the protein MKTLFRRTLWIGLLLSAVVSVAQANKVPRKSKKDEVVTISTPQGVIRLVLFDVTPLHKANFLKLAQSGFYNGTTFHRVIPGFMIQGGDSNSKDDDPTNDGTGNPEIKLIPAEIRSELMHKRGAVAAARTPDFVNPDRQSSPSQFYIVQNPQGTPQLNGQYTIFGQVISGQEVVDQIAQQPVAERNRPVTDIKMTVKVEKLRKKKITELYGYQY; encoded by the coding sequence ATGAAAACTCTCTTTCGTCGTACCCTGTGGATAGGCTTGTTGCTGAGTGCAGTGGTGTCAGTGGCGCAAGCCAATAAGGTCCCCCGCAAAAGCAAAAAGGACGAGGTGGTAACTATTAGCACGCCCCAGGGAGTAATCCGGCTGGTGCTGTTTGATGTAACGCCTCTGCATAAGGCCAATTTCCTGAAACTCGCTCAAAGCGGATTCTACAACGGTACCACGTTTCATCGTGTTATTCCGGGGTTCATGATTCAGGGTGGCGACTCCAATTCCAAGGACGACGACCCCACTAACGACGGGACTGGTAATCCGGAGATTAAGCTGATTCCGGCCGAAATTCGCTCGGAGCTTATGCACAAGCGCGGCGCGGTGGCCGCCGCCCGGACCCCCGATTTCGTGAACCCGGACCGGCAAAGCAGCCCCTCACAGTTCTACATTGTGCAGAACCCGCAGGGGACGCCTCAACTCAACGGGCAGTACACCATTTTCGGGCAGGTAATCAGCGGGCAGGAGGTGGTAGACCAGATTGCCCAGCAGCCCGTAGCAGAGCGTAACCGGCCCGTAACGGATATCAAAATGACCGTGAAGGTGGAAAAGCTCAGGAAAAAGAAAATCACGGAGCTGTACGGTTATCAGTATTAG
- a CDS encoding DUF2238 domain-containing protein, with amino-acid sequence MTSPLPTARSHWFPKLLLGLYLIEFIALGISPSDRGTWWAENVPIFLIVVALIVLYRRGVRFSNLAYALMSVLIFMHTVGGHYTFEKVPFDWFNNLFGFKRNMYDRVAHFSVGFYAYALIEYLDQRDLIRTRFLSYLLPLCVIGTVAMSYELIEWVYAELAGGDAGAAFLGSQGDIWDAQKDMLADTSGAIFALVLYALFGRGKR; translated from the coding sequence ATGACTTCTCCCCTGCCTACTGCTCGCTCCCATTGGTTTCCCAAACTGCTGCTGGGGCTTTATCTCATCGAGTTCATTGCCTTGGGTATCAGCCCCAGTGACCGGGGGACCTGGTGGGCCGAGAACGTGCCGATTTTCCTGATTGTAGTGGCACTCATAGTCCTGTATCGGCGCGGAGTTCGGTTCTCTAACTTGGCGTATGCCCTGATGAGTGTGCTCATTTTTATGCACACCGTGGGTGGCCACTATACTTTCGAAAAAGTCCCGTTCGACTGGTTCAACAACCTGTTCGGGTTCAAACGCAATATGTATGACCGGGTGGCACACTTCTCGGTGGGGTTTTATGCCTATGCGCTCATCGAATACCTTGACCAGCGTGACCTTATTCGCACCCGTTTCCTTAGCTATCTGCTGCCTCTGTGCGTTATTGGCACGGTAGCCATGAGCTATGAACTGATTGAATGGGTGTATGCTGAGCTGGCGGGTGGCGACGCCGGGGCGGCTTTCCTAGGCAGCCAGGGCGACATCTGGGACGCGCAGAAAGACATGCTGGCCGATACCAGCGGCGCCATTTTCGCGCTGGTTCTGTATGCGCTGTTTGGCCGGGGCAAGCGTTAG